In a genomic window of Xylophilus rhododendri:
- a CDS encoding ABC transporter permease, giving the protein MSRRPGLLAGILLLLAVIAGALLASVLTGPHPLDMVARPYQWPGSEAAHPLGTDMLGRDLLAGILHGARFSLLIGLAAGLLAALCGLLVGSIAGYFGGAVDALLMRLTDIFQTMPSLVFTIVLVVILRPTVASIVLGIAVTGWPNIARLVRAEALRLRASEFVAAARLQGLRHGRILWLHVLPNVLTPALVMVSILIGHAILTEASLSFLGLGDPNIASWGSMIGSGREVLRTAWYMTALPGAAIFLTVVALNLIGNGLTDLLNPRQRGAF; this is encoded by the coding sequence ATGAGCCGCCGCCCCGGACTGCTCGCCGGCATCCTGCTGCTGCTGGCCGTGATCGCCGGCGCGCTGCTGGCGAGTGTGCTGACCGGCCCCCATCCGCTCGACATGGTGGCCCGGCCCTACCAGTGGCCGGGCAGCGAGGCGGCTCATCCGCTTGGCACCGACATGCTGGGCCGCGACCTGCTGGCCGGCATCCTGCACGGCGCGCGTTTCTCGCTGCTGATCGGCCTGGCGGCCGGCCTGCTGGCCGCCCTGTGCGGGCTGCTGGTGGGCAGCATCGCCGGCTATTTCGGCGGCGCGGTCGATGCGCTGCTGATGCGGCTGACCGACATCTTCCAGACCATGCCCTCGCTGGTCTTCACCATCGTGCTGGTGGTGATCCTGCGGCCCACGGTGGCCAGCATCGTGCTGGGCATCGCCGTCACCGGCTGGCCCAACATCGCCCGCCTGGTGCGCGCCGAGGCGCTGCGCCTGCGCGCCAGCGAGTTCGTGGCAGCCGCCCGGCTGCAGGGCCTGCGCCACGGCCGCATCCTGTGGCTGCATGTGCTGCCCAATGTGCTGACGCCGGCGCTGGTGATGGTGTCCATCCTGATCGGCCACGCCATCCTCACCGAGGCCTCGCTGTCCTTCCTGGGCCTGGGCGATCCCAACATCGCCTCCTGGGGCAGCATGATCGGCTCGGGCCGCGAGGTGCTGCGCACCGCCTGGTACATGACCGCCCTGCCCGGCGCCGCCATCTTCCTGACCGTGGTGGCGCTGAACCTGATCGGCAACGGCCTGACCGACCTGCTCAACCCGCGCCAGCGAGGGGCCTTCTGA
- a CDS encoding dipeptide ABC transporter ATP-binding protein — translation MSTAQPRDTAVLSLDRLTVALPPGADRAHAVQDLNLSLQAGEVLCLVGESGSGKSVAAAAVTRLLPGALPIISGGVLFDGQNLATLPESAMRRIRGAGIGMIFQEPMSALNPLMTIGQQLAEIFRAHTGLRRREIEARCLQLLQDVRIADPAAALQAHAHQLSGGQRQRAMIAMALALDPRVLVADEPTTALDVTTQAQILKLIRELQQRRGTAVLFITHDFGVVADIADRVAVMQHGRVVESGSAREVLGSPRHAYTRALLAAVPHGLPREPSPAASGEEVLAAEGLQKTYRSGSRWLRNQRVTHALDGVGLKLARGSTLGIVGESGSGKSTLARCLVGLLGSDGGRIQVAGRDAAPGPDPRVQMVFQDPYGSLDPRRRVGDSVIQGPLAQGVPRARAEAEAKEWFALVGLSPDALGRLPHEFSGGQRQRIGLARALAMKPEVLVADEPVSALDVSVQAQVLALLEDLRRRLGLSIVFITHDLRVAAQVCDRIAVMQHGRVVEEAATGELFRHPRHAYTRSLLAAMPGRARQDFPLAA, via the coding sequence ATGTCGACCGCCCAACCGAGAGATACCGCCGTGCTGAGCCTGGACCGGCTCACCGTCGCCCTGCCCCCGGGTGCCGACCGCGCCCATGCCGTGCAAGACCTGAACCTGAGCCTGCAGGCCGGCGAGGTGCTCTGCCTGGTCGGCGAGAGCGGCTCGGGCAAGTCGGTGGCGGCCGCCGCCGTCACGCGCCTCTTGCCGGGCGCCCTGCCCATTATTTCGGGCGGCGTGTTGTTCGACGGCCAGAACCTGGCGACCCTGCCCGAATCCGCCATGCGCCGCATCCGCGGCGCGGGCATCGGCATGATCTTCCAGGAGCCGATGAGCGCGCTCAACCCGCTGATGACCATCGGCCAGCAGCTGGCCGAGATCTTCCGCGCGCACACCGGGCTGCGCCGCCGCGAGATCGAGGCCCGCTGCCTGCAGCTGCTGCAGGACGTGCGGATCGCCGACCCCGCCGCCGCGCTGCAGGCCCATGCCCACCAGCTCTCGGGCGGCCAGCGCCAGCGGGCGATGATCGCCATGGCCCTGGCGCTGGATCCGCGGGTGCTGGTGGCCGACGAGCCCACCACCGCGCTGGACGTGACCACGCAGGCGCAGATCCTCAAGCTGATCCGCGAGCTGCAGCAGCGGCGCGGCACCGCCGTGCTCTTCATCACCCACGACTTCGGTGTGGTGGCCGACATCGCCGACCGGGTGGCGGTGATGCAGCACGGGCGCGTCGTGGAGTCGGGCAGTGCACGCGAGGTGCTGGGCTCGCCGCGCCATGCCTATACCCGGGCGCTGCTGGCCGCCGTGCCGCACGGCTTGCCGCGCGAGCCGTCCCCGGCCGCCAGCGGCGAAGAGGTGCTGGCCGCCGAGGGCCTGCAGAAGACCTACCGCAGCGGCTCGCGCTGGCTGCGCAATCAACGGGTCACTCATGCCCTGGACGGCGTCGGCCTGAAACTGGCTCGCGGCAGCACGCTCGGCATCGTGGGCGAGAGCGGCTCCGGCAAGTCGACCCTGGCGCGCTGCCTGGTCGGCCTGCTGGGCAGCGACGGCGGCCGCATCCAGGTGGCCGGCCGCGATGCCGCCCCCGGACCGGACCCGCGGGTGCAGATGGTGTTCCAGGACCCCTATGGCTCGCTGGACCCGCGCCGCCGCGTCGGCGATTCCGTCATCCAGGGCCCGCTGGCCCAGGGCGTTCCGCGAGCCCGGGCCGAAGCCGAGGCCAAGGAGTGGTTCGCCCTGGTCGGCCTGTCGCCCGACGCGCTGGGCCGCCTGCCGCACGAGTTCTCCGGCGGCCAGCGCCAGCGCATCGGCCTGGCGCGTGCCCTGGCCATGAAACCCGAGGTGCTGGTGGCGGACGAGCCGGTCTCCGCGCTCGACGTCTCGGTGCAGGCCCAGGTGCTGGCCCTGCTGGAAGACCTGCGCCGGCGCCTGGGCCTGTCCATCGTCTTCATCACCCACGACCTGCGGGTGGCCGCCCAGGTCTGCGACCGCATCGCGGTGATGCAGCACGGCCGGGTGGTGGAGGAAGCCGCCACCGGCGAGCTGTTCCGCCATCCGCGCCACGCCTATACCCGCAGCCTGCTGGCCGCCATGCCCGGCCGGGCGCGGCAGGACTTTCCCCTGGCTGCCTGA
- a CDS encoding LLM class flavin-dependent oxidoreductase, which translates to MSALPVPRSPAEFPHSPLSAVLRQPMLLGLFLPLQSGGWSASTAPRGTDWSFDYNSRLTLQAEALGFDLAFGLAQWVGKGGHGGAMQYREQSIDSFMATAALCGLTSRILLISTLHVLYGPWHPLHLAKFGATLDHISKGRWGINLVTGHLAYEAPMFGMERAEHDRRYAMADEFSRIAEGFWAAEGNLDYQGEFWRTTGAYVTPKPLYGRPILVNATGSPAGMAYAARHSDIVFTPSPGGTGIDEALPALPAHNARIQAAAAEAGRSVRILINPTVVCRDTEQEAWDYYRAIVAGADDGAVDGFIARGAVSDAQGWKKDRLREHRIVGGNLVLVGSPQQIVDQFLALQATGIGGVQLSFFDFEPDLAHFGQKVLPLMKQAGLRL; encoded by the coding sequence ATGTCCGCACTGCCTGTTCCCCGCTCCCCCGCCGAATTTCCCCACAGCCCGCTTTCCGCCGTGCTGCGCCAGCCGATGCTGCTGGGCCTGTTTCTGCCGCTGCAAAGCGGCGGCTGGTCGGCCTCCACCGCGCCGCGTGGCACCGACTGGAGCTTCGACTACAACAGCCGCCTCACCCTGCAGGCCGAGGCCCTGGGCTTCGACCTGGCCTTCGGCCTGGCCCAGTGGGTGGGCAAGGGCGGCCATGGCGGCGCGATGCAGTACCGCGAACAGTCCATCGATTCCTTCATGGCCACGGCGGCGCTGTGCGGGCTGACCAGCCGCATCCTGCTGATCAGCACCCTGCATGTGCTCTACGGCCCCTGGCATCCCCTGCACCTGGCCAAATTCGGCGCCACGCTGGACCACATCTCCAAGGGCCGCTGGGGCATCAACCTGGTGACCGGCCACCTGGCCTACGAGGCGCCGATGTTCGGCATGGAGCGCGCCGAGCACGACCGCCGCTACGCCATGGCCGACGAGTTCTCCCGCATCGCCGAAGGCTTCTGGGCGGCCGAGGGCAACCTGGACTACCAGGGCGAGTTCTGGCGGACCACCGGCGCCTACGTCACTCCCAAGCCGCTGTACGGCCGGCCCATCCTGGTCAACGCCACCGGTTCGCCCGCCGGCATGGCCTATGCGGCGCGGCATTCGGACATCGTCTTCACCCCCAGCCCCGGCGGCACCGGCATCGACGAGGCCCTGCCCGCCCTGCCCGCGCACAACGCCCGCATCCAGGCGGCCGCCGCCGAGGCTGGCCGCAGCGTGCGTATCCTGATCAACCCCACCGTGGTCTGCCGCGACACCGAACAGGAAGCCTGGGACTACTACCGCGCCATCGTCGCGGGCGCCGACGACGGCGCGGTGGACGGCTTCATCGCCCGCGGCGCGGTGAGCGATGCCCAGGGCTGGAAGAAGGACCGGCTGCGCGAGCACCGCATCGTGGGCGGCAACCTGGTGCTGGTCGGCTCGCCCCAGCAGATCGTCGATCAGTTCCTGGCGTTGCAGGCCACCGGCATCGGCGGCGTGCAGCTGAGCTTCTTCGACTTCGAGCCCGACCTGGCCCACTTCGGGCAGAAAGTCCTGCCCCTGATGAAACAGGCCGGCTTGCGGCTTTAA
- a CDS encoding ABC transporter permease — protein MYVLKRLFQMIPVALVIIVMNFFLLKAAPGDMADVIAGEAGAATPEFMAALRGQFGIDQPLPVQFGHYLRKIASLNLGWSFRANESVMHLIWGRLPATALLVVSALLVALVIGTSLGAWAALTRRRWVEPVVSLFTTIGFATPLFWVGLMLIVLFSVKLGWLPTGGLSDITIDLQGPAHWLDAARHLVLPGACLSLYYLAVYARLMRASVLEVDRLDFVRTATAKGLSRWRVVLRHIVPNAMLSIVTMTGLQFGALLAGSITIETVFAWPGLGQLALYAVTSRDVNLLLGILLFSSFFVMLVNLLTDLLYSRLDPRIGELGGRA, from the coding sequence TTCCAGATGATCCCGGTGGCGCTGGTGATCATCGTGATGAACTTCTTCCTGCTCAAAGCCGCGCCCGGCGACATGGCCGACGTGATCGCCGGCGAGGCGGGTGCGGCCACGCCGGAATTCATGGCCGCGCTGCGCGGCCAGTTCGGCATCGACCAGCCGCTGCCGGTGCAGTTCGGCCACTACCTGCGGAAGATCGCCTCGCTGAACCTGGGCTGGTCCTTCCGCGCCAACGAGTCGGTGATGCACCTGATCTGGGGCCGGCTGCCCGCCACCGCCCTGCTGGTGGTGTCGGCCCTGCTGGTGGCGCTGGTGATCGGCACCTCGCTCGGCGCCTGGGCGGCGCTCACCCGGCGGCGCTGGGTGGAGCCGGTGGTCTCGCTGTTCACCACCATCGGTTTCGCCACGCCGCTGTTCTGGGTGGGGCTGATGCTGATCGTGCTGTTCTCGGTCAAGCTCGGCTGGCTGCCCACCGGCGGCCTGTCGGACATCACCATCGACCTGCAAGGCCCCGCCCATTGGCTGGACGCGGCCCGCCACCTGGTGCTGCCCGGCGCCTGCCTGTCGCTCTACTACCTGGCGGTGTATGCGCGGCTGATGCGCGCCTCGGTGCTGGAGGTGGACCGTCTCGACTTCGTGCGCACCGCCACCGCGAAGGGCCTGTCGCGCTGGCGGGTGGTGCTGCGCCACATCGTGCCCAACGCCATGCTCTCCATCGTCACCATGACCGGGCTGCAGTTCGGCGCGCTGCTGGCCGGCTCCATCACCATCGAGACGGTCTTCGCCTGGCCGGGCCTGGGCCAGTTGGCGCTGTACGCGGTGACCAGCCGGGACGTGAACCTGCTGCTCGGCATCCTGCTCTTCAGCTCCTTCTTCGTGATGCTGGTCAACCTGCTGACCGACCTGCTCTACAGCCGGCTCGATCCCCGCATCGGCGAGCTGGGAGGCCGTGCATGA